From the genome of Oikeobacillus pervagus, one region includes:
- a CDS encoding ABC transporter ATP-binding protein, with protein MGSMRRYMKFVQPYKWRIIATIVIGIIKFAIPLLIPLLIKYVIDDVVASDTLSSSEKTTKLFLMTGLMFAIFLLARPPIEYYRQYFAQWTGSKILYDIRDQLFSHIQKLSFKYYSNNRAGEIISRVINDVELTKNFVITGLMNVWLDAATILIAIGIMLSMNVKLTLVALIVFPFYALSVRYFFGNLRKLTRNRSQALAEVQSYLHERIQGMPVIKSFAIEHYEQKRFDAQNSNFLDKALTHTRWNAKSFAVVNTITDIAPLIVIAYAGYQVIHGNLTVGTMAAFIAYVDRLYDPLRRLVNSSTTLTQAVASMDRVFEFIDEKYDIVDQPNAIQCKEVKGELVFDHVHFSYDEKEREVLKDLSLHVQPGETIALVGMSGGGKSSLVSLVPRFYDVTRGRILLDGTDIRDLKVRSLRDNIGMVLQDNILFSESVRLNILLGKPDATEEEMIAAAKAANAHEFIMNLPEGYDTKVGERGVKLSGGQKQRVAIARVFLKNPPILILDEATSALDLESEHVIQEALEKLSSNRTTFIVAHRLSTITHADRIVLIEHGEIMEIGTHQQLMEKEGHYYQLFQVQQLDS; from the coding sequence ATGGGAAGCATGAGAAGATATATGAAGTTTGTCCAGCCATATAAATGGAGGATTATCGCGACAATAGTAATTGGAATCATCAAGTTCGCCATTCCATTGCTTATTCCATTGCTCATTAAATATGTAATTGATGATGTTGTCGCAAGTGATACATTATCTTCATCGGAAAAAACAACAAAACTTTTCTTAATGACGGGATTGATGTTCGCCATATTTTTACTTGCCCGTCCACCTATTGAATATTATCGCCAATACTTTGCTCAATGGACAGGAAGTAAAATTTTATATGACATCCGTGATCAATTATTTTCACATATTCAAAAATTAAGCTTTAAATATTATTCGAATAACCGTGCAGGTGAAATTATTTCTCGTGTGATTAACGATGTGGAATTAACAAAGAATTTCGTGATCACAGGTCTTATGAATGTCTGGTTAGATGCCGCTACAATTTTGATTGCGATTGGGATTATGCTATCGATGAATGTGAAGTTAACTTTAGTTGCCCTTATTGTCTTTCCGTTTTATGCTCTATCTGTTCGTTACTTTTTTGGTAATCTTCGGAAATTGACAAGGAATCGCTCCCAAGCCCTGGCCGAGGTTCAAAGCTATCTTCATGAGAGAATTCAAGGAATGCCTGTTATTAAGAGCTTTGCAATTGAACATTATGAACAAAAACGGTTTGATGCTCAAAACTCTAACTTTTTGGATAAAGCATTAACTCATACTCGCTGGAATGCGAAATCTTTTGCTGTTGTCAATACGATTACAGATATCGCACCGCTTATTGTCATTGCATATGCCGGATATCAAGTAATCCATGGGAATTTAACGGTGGGGACGATGGCAGCTTTCATTGCTTATGTTGATCGCTTATACGACCCACTTCGAAGATTAGTGAACTCTTCCACAACACTAACACAGGCTGTTGCCTCAATGGACCGTGTGTTTGAATTCATTGATGAAAAATATGATATCGTTGATCAACCGAATGCGATCCAGTGTAAAGAAGTAAAGGGAGAACTCGTATTTGATCATGTTCATTTTTCATATGATGAAAAAGAAAGAGAAGTGTTGAAAGACCTTTCCCTCCATGTACAACCAGGAGAAACAATTGCTCTTGTCGGAATGAGTGGGGGGGGGAAATCCTCACTCGTCAGTTTGGTTCCTCGCTTCTATGATGTAACGAGGGGACGAATCTTATTAGATGGGACAGATATTCGGGATTTAAAGGTTAGAAGCTTACGTGACAATATTGGAATGGTTTTGCAGGATAATATTTTATTTAGTGAATCCGTTCGATTAAATATATTATTAGGAAAGCCAGATGCAACAGAGGAAGAAATGATCGCAGCTGCTAAAGCCGCCAATGCTCATGAATTTATTATGAATCTACCAGAGGGCTATGATACAAAAGTGGGAGAAAGAGGAGTGAAACTTTCGGGAGGACAAAAACAGCGTGTCGCGATCGCAAGGGTCTTTTTAAAAAATCCTCCTATCCTTATATTGGATGAGGCCACATCCGCACTAGACCTTGAAAGTGAACATGTGATTCAGGAAGCGTTAGAAAAATTGTCTTCTAATCGCACAACCTTTATCGTGGCTCATAGACTATCTACCATTACTCATGCCGATCGCATCGTATTGATCGAACATGGAGAAATAATGGAGATAGGAACACATCAACAATTAATGGAAAAAGAAGGACATTA
- the purU gene encoding formyltetrahydrofolate deformylase encodes MSNITDKITFQSKNRGRLLVKCPDQPGIVAAISNFLFEHHSNIVESHQYSMDPKGGTFFIRIEFDCENLEEHAASLEKDFEKLAESFSMEWNFTYVHKLKKTAIFVSKELHCLLELLWEWQSGDLMTDIALVVSNHEEARDIVEALGIPFYYIPANKDIRQEVEEKQIQLLKDHQIDLIILARYMQILTPHFVEQFPKQIINIHHSFLPAFIGARPYERAYERGVKLIGATSHYVTNDLDEGPIIEQDIARVNHRDQVQDLKKIGRSIERRVLAKAVKWHLEDRVIVHGNKTVVFQ; translated from the coding sequence ATGTCAAACATAACTGATAAAATTACCTTTCAATCAAAAAATCGCGGACGTTTATTAGTAAAATGTCCTGATCAACCAGGGATTGTCGCAGCTATATCAAACTTTTTATTTGAACATCATTCAAATATTGTCGAATCACACCAATATTCGATGGACCCTAAAGGTGGTACCTTTTTTATTCGGATTGAGTTTGACTGCGAAAATTTAGAAGAACATGCCGCTTCTTTAGAAAAGGATTTCGAAAAATTGGCTGAATCATTTTCAATGGAGTGGAATTTCACCTATGTTCATAAGCTCAAAAAAACTGCGATCTTTGTTTCAAAGGAGCTTCACTGTCTATTAGAATTATTATGGGAATGGCAAAGTGGCGATCTTATGACCGATATCGCACTTGTTGTCAGTAATCATGAAGAAGCGAGAGATATAGTTGAGGCATTAGGAATTCCATTCTATTATATCCCTGCTAATAAAGATATCCGGCAAGAGGTAGAGGAAAAACAAATTCAATTACTAAAAGATCATCAAATTGATTTAATTATACTGGCACGTTATATGCAAATCTTAACCCCACATTTTGTTGAACAATTTCCAAAACAAATTATTAATATACATCATTCATTCTTACCTGCATTTATCGGGGCTAGACCATATGAACGCGCATATGAACGCGGGGTAAAATTAATTGGAGCCACAAGCCATTATGTTACGAATGATTTAGATGAAGGACCAATCATTGAACAAGATATTGCAAGGGTAAATCATCGCGACCAAGTACAGGACTTAAAGAAAATTGGCCGATCAATTGAAAGAAGGGTATTAGCCAAAGCGGTAAAATGGCATTTGGAAGATCGAGTGATTGTACATGGAAATAAGACTGTAGTATTCCAATAA
- the ntdP gene encoding nucleoside tri-diphosphate phosphatase: MAIPTEGESIQIHSYKHDGHIHRVWEETTVLKGTRNLVIGGNDRTIVTESDGRTWVTREPAIVFFHGEHWFNIIGMIREDGIYYYCNISSPFVYDDEALKYIDYDLDIKVFPDMTFNLLDEDEYEEHRKQMGYPEVIDQILKRNVDTLIRWIRQRKGPFAPDFIDTWYERYLTHRC; encoded by the coding sequence ATGGCTATTCCCACGGAAGGTGAATCGATACAAATTCATAGCTATAAGCATGATGGTCATATTCATCGCGTTTGGGAAGAAACCACTGTCTTAAAAGGTACTCGGAATCTTGTGATAGGTGGTAATGACCGAACAATTGTTACGGAATCAGATGGAAGGACATGGGTTACAAGAGAGCCAGCGATTGTGTTTTTTCATGGTGAGCATTGGTTTAATATTATTGGAATGATTCGTGAAGATGGGATTTATTATTATTGCAATATTAGCTCACCTTTCGTATATGATGACGAAGCGTTAAAATACATTGACTACGATCTTGACATTAAAGTTTTTCCTGATATGACATTTAATCTTTTAGATGAGGATGAGTATGAAGAACATCGAAAGCAAATGGGTTATCCGGAGGTAATTGATCAAATATTAAAGCGCAATGTGGATACATTAATTCGTTGGATTCGTCAAAGAAAAGGACCGTTTGCACCTGATTTTATCGACACATGGTATGAGAGATATTTAACCCATAGATGTTGA
- a CDS encoding YgaB family protein, whose translation MNQFNELVLEQMKTMDKLLYLQSEIERCQELEGELMKLHDLAKLDSIKQEINEMKKELKEIQQVFEAQTDQVIRTYQQQNRVLS comes from the coding sequence TTGAATCAATTTAATGAGTTAGTATTAGAGCAAATGAAAACGATGGATAAGTTATTATACTTGCAATCCGAAATTGAACGTTGTCAAGAATTAGAAGGAGAATTAATGAAATTGCATGATCTTGCAAAACTGGATTCTATCAAACAGGAAATTAATGAGATGAAAAAAGAATTAAAAGAAATTCAACAAGTTTTTGAAGCTCAAACAGACCAAGTGATTCGCACCTATCAACAACAAAATCGTGTATTATCTTGA
- a CDS encoding gamma-type small acid-soluble spore protein — protein MMAFNNQSKTNAQHVRQQNAQSAQKAQGAAGQYGTEFASETNAQEVRQKNARSAQGAAANAANAANQFGTEFASETDAQHVRQQNAQAEARKAQASSNNFNQQ, from the coding sequence ATGATGGCATTTAATAATCAAAGCAAAACAAATGCACAACACGTAAGACAACAAAATGCTCAATCTGCTCAAAAAGCACAGGGTGCAGCTGGTCAATACGGGACTGAGTTTGCATCAGAAACAAACGCACAAGAGGTAAGACAAAAAAATGCGCGTTCTGCACAAGGAGCAGCTGCTAATGCAGCGAATGCAGCTAACCAATTTGGAACTGAATTTGCATCAGAAACGGATGCACAACATGTAAGACAACAAAACGCTCAAGCAGAAGCTCGTAAAGCACAAGCTTCAAGCAATAACTTTAACCAACAATAA
- the fabL gene encoding enoyl-[acyl-carrier-protein] reductase FabL, giving the protein MTQKVALVTGSSRGVGKAIALQLAKEGYNIVVNYARSKTAALEVAEEIKQMGREVLVVKANVGDMEKIKNMFNQIDETFGRLDVFISNAASGVQRPIMEIVEKHWDWTMNINSKALLFCAQEAAKLMERNGGGFIVSISSLGAIRYLENYTTVGVSKAAIEALTRYLAVELSTKNIIVNAVSGGAIDTEALKHFPNREELLNDAKENTPAGRMVEIEDIVHTVMFLVSDHSSMIRGQTIIVDGGRSLLV; this is encoded by the coding sequence ATGACACAAAAAGTCGCATTAGTAACAGGAAGTAGCCGTGGAGTTGGAAAGGCAATTGCTTTGCAACTTGCAAAAGAAGGTTACAATATTGTTGTGAATTATGCCAGAAGCAAAACGGCCGCACTTGAGGTAGCAGAAGAAATCAAACAAATGGGTAGAGAAGTGCTGGTTGTTAAAGCGAATGTCGGGGATATGGAAAAAATTAAGAATATGTTTAATCAAATTGATGAAACATTTGGACGGCTTGATGTATTTATTAGTAATGCTGCATCAGGTGTACAAAGACCGATTATGGAAATTGTAGAAAAACATTGGGATTGGACGATGAATATCAATAGTAAAGCCTTGCTATTCTGTGCACAAGAAGCGGCGAAATTAATGGAACGAAATGGCGGAGGTTTTATTGTCAGTATCAGTTCTCTTGGAGCCATTCGTTATTTGGAAAACTATACAACCGTTGGGGTTTCGAAAGCGGCAATTGAAGCGTTAACAAGATATTTAGCTGTGGAACTTTCAACAAAAAATATTATTGTAAATGCTGTCTCAGGTGGAGCGATTGATACAGAGGCTTTGAAACATTTTCCTAATCGTGAAGAACTTCTAAATGATGCGAAAGAAAATACTCCGGCAGGCCGTATGGTCGAAATCGAGGATATTGTACATACTGTCATGTTTTTAGTCTCTGACCATTCATCGATGATCCGTGGACAAACAATTATCGTCGACGGCGGACGCTCTCTTCTAGTGTAA